The Rhizobium sp. WSM4643 genome contains the following window.
GTCGGTCTGGATGACGCTGATGCCGGCCGCCATCATCCGTCCCCAGATCGCGTCGGGATCGGCAAGCGCCGCACTATCGGTCAAGCCGCAGCAGGAGACCGGATCGAGCGTGTTGACCCAGAGCGAGATTCCGGCGTTACGCAGACGCGTGTGCTGGCCGGCCAGCGTCTCAAGCGCATCGAACTTGGCTTCGCACATGAAGGGGCGCGCCGCGATAACTGCCTTGGCGGTCTCTTCGGCGCTCCCGACCCTGAAGAACGCCTGGCCCATGAACGGAATGCCGTCGATCCCGGGCTGCCTGGCGAGCCAAGCCAGCGCCTCCGGCGTGTCGGCGCGAGCCTTGAGATCGACCTGGTCGGCCATGCCGATCTCTTTGACCTTGGCCGCGACGATGCCCATCATCTCAAGGTCCTTGAGGTCGAGATCGACGAAGATGCGGCCGCGCACGGTTTCGAGCACCTGTTCCAGCGTCGGAACGGTCTGCGTCGTGAACGGCTGGTCCGGCCCGCCATCGGCCATGCGCAGCCGCAGGCTGGTGATCTCGGCGATCGTCATCTCCTCGGGGATGCGATCGATGCCAGCCATGCGCTCTAGCGTGTCGTCGTGCAGAATGAACAGCACGCCATCGGCGCTCTGGCGAATATCCACCTCAACGATGTCATAGCCGCCGGCAATCGCATTCTCGATTGCCGCAAGGCTGTTTTCGGGAGCCTGATGCCAGGCACCGCGATGGGCGACGATGGCGCAGGCGCGCGACGGGTCGGCAATGTGGTCGATGTATTTCATGGGATTTCCTCTAGAACAATTCCAGCAAGAGTGCGCAGCGGCTTTGCGTCCGGAATTGTGTTAAACCAAAGAGTTAGAACGTTTCCGTGTTTCGGAGAAAAACGGTAATGTTCTAGTTTGCGCCGAATGCGCCTGGTATGGCCCTGCCGCTTTCCGCATCGAAGAGATGCAGGCGGGAGGCAGGGAAATTGAGAGAGAGTTGGCTGTGATCCGGCATCTCGACGCCGAAGGCTGTCGCGATCCTCATGACTGAGCCGCCGAGCGCGGCTGCCAGGATCGCGTGCGAGCCGAGATCCTCGCGAAACCGCAGAGCTGACGTGACCACATGTCCGTTGGCCCCGCCACCGATCAGGATATCCTCTGGCCGGATGCCGAGCTTATAGTCGCCGGTAAGCCGGGCTTGCGCCACCACCTGCCCGTCGGCGAGCCTGAGCACTGTGCCGTCGCCGGTGACCGGCAGGATATTCATCGGCGGCGCGCCGATGAATTTGGCGACGAAGACCGAGGCCGGCTGGTGATAGATCGCCTTCGGCGTGTCGAACTGTTCGATCCGCCCCTTGTTGAGGATGAGGATGCGGTCGGCCAGCGTCATCGCCTCCACCTGATCGTGGGTGACGAAGATGGTGGTGGCGCCGATGCGCCGGTGCAGTTCGGCAAGTTCGACACGCATGTCGTGCCTGAGCTGCGCGTCGAGGTTGGAGAGGGGCTCGTCGAATAGAAGTACGCCGGGCTCGCGTATGATGGCGCGGCCAATCGCGACGCGCTGGCGCTGGCCGCCGGAAAGCTGTACCGGTTTGCGGCCGAGGAAGTCCGACAGCCCAAGCATCTTCGCCACCGCGCCGACCCGCTCGATGCGCTCGGCCTTCGCCATGCCGGCGACCCTGAGGCTGTAGGCGATGTTATCGAAGACGCTCATATGCGGATAGAGCGCATAGTTCTGGAACACCATGGCGCAGCCGCGGTGTTTCGGCTCCAGATCCTGCACCTGCCGGCCGCCGATGACGATCGTGCCGCCGCTTACCCGCTCCAGCCCCGCGATCATCTGCAGCAGCGTGGACTTGCCGCAACCGGAGGGACCGAGCACGACGCTGAATTCACCGGCCCTGAGCTCGACATCCATCGGCGGAATGATGACGGTCTCCGCGTCATAGGCCTTGGTGACGCCTGACAGCGTGATGTTGGCGGCAGCAGCGCGAATGGCTATGTCGATGGCGTTCATGGCTATTTCTCCGTGAGAGCAAGGCCCTGGACGAGATAGCGCTGCAGCAGCGCGATCATCGCGAGCGGAAATATGGAAACGATGACGGCGCCGGCCATGATCATCGGAAAGTCGGGAATCTCGCCGTCCGAATCCGGCACGAGCCGCGCCAGCCCGACGACGGCGGTCTGCATGTCTGACGTCGAGGCGGCGACCAGCGGCCAGAGATATTGCGTCCAGCCGCTGAGGAAGGTCAGCACGAAAAGCGCGCCGAAACTGGTGCGCGACAAGGGCAGCAGGATATCGAAAAGGAAGCGGATCGGCCCCGCCCCATCCATGCGCGCCGCTTTGAGCAGATCCTTGGGCAAGGTGAGGAAGAACTGGCGGAACAGGAAGGTGCCGGTGCCATGCGCCACAAGCGGCGCGATCAGTCCGAAATGCGTGTTCAGCACGCTCCATTCAAGCTTTACCGGCGCGCCGAAGACTTGGGCGATCAGCCCGTTCAAACCGGTGATATCGAGCAGCGCGTTAACCGGCGAAAACACGTTCGACGCGGCCTGGTAGGTGGTGATGACGCGGATCTCGATTGGCAGCATGATGGTCGCCAGAATCAGCGCGAAGACCACACCCGCCCAGCGAACACGGAAATAGACGATGGCATAGGCCGACAGAAGCGACAGGACGCAGGTCGCGAATGCGTCGCCGAAGGCGACCACCAGACTGTTCAGCATCTGGATCGGGATGTGCGTCTCGGTGAAGATGTGCGCCGCATTGGCGAAAAACTGGTCGCCGGGATACCAGGCGAGCCCGTTGCGCAACATGAATTCATAGGATTGCGAGGCTGTCGTCAGGGTCAGGTACAGCGGCCCGAGGATATAGACGATGCCGACGATGAGGACGAGGCTGGCTGCGATATTGAGGGAACGTGCGTTTTCGATCATGGGGTCACCGCTCGTAGTTGATGCGCCGGCCGAGGAAGAGGAATTGGGCGGCGGTGAGGAGGACGACGAAGACCATCAGGATCGCCGTCTGGGTCGAGGCGCCGGAGAGGTCGTAGCCGCTGAAACCGTCGGTGTAGATTTTGTAGACGAGCAACGTGGTGGCCGCGCCCGGACCACCACGGGTGATCGTATCGATCAGCGCGAAGGCCGAGGTGACGCTTTCGGTGAACTCGAGCACCAGCGTCAGGAAGAGCTGCGGCATGATGAGCGGCAGTTGCACGTCGAAAATCCGCCGCCACGGCCCCGCCCCATCCATTGCGGCTGCCTGGTGAATGGTCTTCGGGATCGACTGCAGTCCAGCGAGCAGAATGACGAAATTGAACGGGATGCCGCCCCAGACATGCGCTGCGATCAGCGTGATGAAGGCATCCGTGCCGTCGATGCCGGGCGCCCAGATGCCCGGAAAGGCTGAGTTGAGTGGCGCGAGCACGCCGACGAACGGATTGAAGATGAAGGCGAAGACGACGCCGATCGAAGCGCCGGCAACCCCCTTCGGCCAGACCAGCACATTGCGCGCCGGCAACGACAGGCGGATCTTCCGGTCGGCCGCGACCGCAAGGATCAGCGGGACCACCACCGCGAGTGAGGAGGCGGTGACCATGAAGACGATGGTGCGCCAACAGCCCTCCCAGAACTCCGGATCGGAGAACACCCGAGCGAAATTGTCCCAGCCGACGAACATCGAACCGCCACCGAAGGGGCGTTCGAGGAAGAATGACCAGTAGAAGGCCTGAAAAACAGGCACGTAGAAGAAAAATGCGATCAGCAGCATGAGCGGCGCCACCAGCAAAAGCGGCAGCCAGCGATGGCTGAAGAGAGAAGATTCCGACATCATGGAGAAGCCCTGCATTGGGAGGACCGGCATGGGTGTATGGGTTCCCATGCCGGACACGGGAGCACGCGCGCCCGTGCGCGGGACGTCCAAACGTCCCGCGCGTGAGATGTCGGGATCACTGCATCTTCACGCCCTTGTAGGTCTGCTCGAAGCGACGCAGCAGCTCGTCGCCACGCCTCTTGGCGTTGTAGAGCGCCACCTGCATGGTCTCCTGGCCGGCAAATGCCTTCTGGGTCTCTTCCATGAACACCTGGCGGAACTGTACATAGAAGCCCAGCCGGATGCCGCGGGTATCTGGCGTGCGCGGCTGGTTCATCGATTCGATGCCGACGGCCGCCGTCGCATATTTCGGCGAGTTCGCCTCGCCGCTCTTGGCGATCGCATCCATCACGTCGTTGGTGACGGGGACGTAGCCGGTGACGGCGGTCAGGAACATCTGCTGTTCGGGACGGCGCAGGAAGTCGAGGAAGGCCTTGGCACCTTCGATCTCGGCTTTGTCATGACCCTTCATGATGTAGATCGAGGCGCCGCCGACAAAGGTGTTGTGTCGTTCGTAGCCATCATACATCGGCGCCATGCCGATGCTGAGCTCGTATTTGCCTTCGAACGCCTTCGCCGAGGCGGTATAGGAACCCGAGGAATTCTCCATCATGGCGCATTCGCCGGTGTTGAAGGCGGCGGTGAAGTTGCCGGCCTTGGTATCGGCATTGAGCTTGACGAGGCCTTCCTTGCGCCAGTCGATCAGATTCTGGAGATGCTTGGCGGCGAAGGTCGTGTTGAACACATATTCGGCGTCGAGACCGTCATAGCCGTTATGCTTTGAGGCGATCGGCAGGCCATGGCGGGCGGAAAACTGTTCGAGCACGCGCCATGTATCGCCATCTGTGGTGAAGGGGCAGGCATGACCTGAAGCCTTAAGCTTGCGGGCGGCCTCGATGATCTCTTCCCAGGTCGCAGGCGTCTTGGTGATGCCGGCTTTCTCAAGCTCGGTCTTGTTGGTATAGAACAGCAACGTCGAGGCATTGTAGGGCTGCGCGAAAAGCGCGCCACCGGAGGTTTCGTAGTAGGCCCGCGCGCCAGCGATATAATTGCCCCACTTGACCTCGGGCAGCTCCGCCTGGACCGGCACGACGGCATCTGACAGCATCAGGTCGAGCGTGCCGGCGTCGAAGAACTGGATGAGGACGGGGTGGTTGTTGGCACGGAAGGCGGCGATTGCCTTCTGCATCGACACTTCGTAGCTGCCCTGGCCGACGCAGGTGATGTGATGCTCCGATTGTGCGGCATTGAAAGCGCTGCACTGGTCCTGGATCGCCTTTTCGACGACGCCGGTATTGCCGTACCAGAATTCGATATTAGCGGCCTGCGCCGAACATGCGCCCGCCGTCAACGCGGCCGCAGCCGCCAGAATGGAAATCTTCATCTTGCCCTCACCTGATTTGATTGGCCGGCCTCCAGCGCCGACGCCGTGACGGCACTTTATTACACATCACGTGTAACAATTTGGTGACGGGCGCAAGCCGCTTGTCGCAAAGCAGGGCTGCTGCTATAGCGCATGGATGCAAATACTGGAGACAACAGCAATAATTACTACACGCCTATAGTAATTATTGACGAAGGAAGTGCTGATATGACCTATTTCCCGGAGCCGCTGATCGCCCAGCACTTCCTTCGCGAAGGCGGTGGCGTCGTCTCTTCGAACGAACGCGATCTGCTGAGGTTGATCTGGCGTCACCCCGGGCTGTCGCGCTCCGAAGTCACCGGCCACACCGACCTCACCCAGCAATCCGTCTACCGGATCATCGACCAGTTGGAGGAACGCGGCATCATTTCCTTCGGCTCGCCAAAACCCGGCGCCGGTCGTGGCCAGCCGAGCCCAACGCTCCGGCTTAACGGTTGCTACGCCTATTCGTGCGGCATCTCGGTCAATACCGACGTGATCGGCATCTGCCTGATGGATATATCTGGCAAGGTGCTGGCCGAAAGCAGCATCATCCTGCGGGAACGTTCGATGGCCCAGTCGCTCGATCTCGTCCTGGAGCAGCTGGTCGAACACCAGAGAGAGAACGACCTCTCCGAGGAGACTTTCTTCGGGATCGGCTTTGCCATCGCCGGTTTCCACGTCAGCGGCACCCGCTACAACGCCCCGCTGCCGCTGCACGAGTGGTCGCTCATCGAACTTGGGCCGCTACTGTCGGAATTTTTCGGCAAGCCGGTCTGGGTGCACAATGGCGGCAAGGCGGGAACGGTCGCCGAATCCATGTTCGGCGCCGGCCGCTATATCAGGCACTTCGCTTATCTGAGCTTCAACTACGGCTTCGGCGGCGGCCTGGTCAGCAACGGCGAGCTGCTGCATAACGGCATCGGCAATGCCGGCGAATTCTCGGGCATGTACGACGCCGAGGAGAACAAGCGCCGGCCGGCTTTGCAATATCTGATCGAAAACCTCAACCGCAATGGCGTCGATGTTCCCTCGATCAGCTACATGCGCAAGCATTTCGACCCGAAATGGCCAGGCGTCGTGGAATGGGTGGACGAGGTGGCGCCTGCCTATAGCCGCCTCATCAACGCGATCTGGGCGATCTTCGATCCGCAAGGGATCGTCTTCGGCGGCCAAATTCCCTCCGCTCTGGCACAGCTTTTGATCGACCGCACCGAGATCTTCGACCGCCCCCGTTACGGCGTGCCACGCCCTCGCCCGAAGCTGATCATCTCCGAGATAGCAAGCGACGCATCGGCTATGGGAGCCGCCATCGCCCCGTTCAAATCGGCCTATTATTGATCCGAGCGACTTCGCGGCCCATCGGGCAGAAATCGGCTCCCTCTCAGCCGTTTACGGCAATTCCCACTACTTCCGCTTGAGGAGATTTTGCATTTTTCGCCGGGAGGCAACGCAGGCGATTTTCGGCCGGCCGTTCCTGCGCTATGATCTGATTCTGGCGTAGCCCACGCCTCCCCCCTCCATCGGGAAAGCAGACTTCATGTGGGGCCACCTGAACCGAGCCGACTGTTCGAGCATCTTGCATAAGGAGGGATTGCGAAAACCGCTCGCAATAGGAGGTTTATGAATGAAGATGTCTGCGCCTATCTATCACCTGAAGCGTAAAGCCAGAAAGCTTTCCCGAGCCGAGGACATGCCCTTGCACCAGGCGCTCGACCGCATAGCCCTGGAAGAAGGCTACGGCGGCTGGAGCCTGCTTGCGGCAAAAGCAGCGGCGGAAGCACCCGCCGGCAAGCTGTTTCAGCAATTGCGGCCCGGCGATCTCCTGCTCGTCGGCGCCCGGCCCGGCCACGGCAAGACCCTGATGGGGCTCGAACTCGCCGTCGAGGCGATGAAATCAGGCCGTCCAGGTGTGTTCTTCTCGCTGGAATATACGGAAGAGGATATTGTCGATCGCTTTCGCGCCATCGGTGTCGACCGGGCACGATTCGAGCGTCTGTTCGAATTCGACGGCTCCGATGCTATCAGCTCCGCCTACATCGCCGAGAGACTGGCGGCCGCACCGCGCGGCACGCTCGTCGTCATCGACTATCTACAACTGCTCGACCAGAGGCGGGAGAACCCCGAACTCTCCGTCCAGGTCTGCACTCTGAAGGCTTTCGCCCGCGAGCGCGGCTTGATCGTGGTCTTCATCTCCCAGATCGATCGATCCTACGAGCGATCGCAAAAGCCCCTGCCTGATATCGCCGATATCAGGCTGCCGAACCCGCTCGACTTGAAACTGTTCGACAAGATGTGCTTCTTGAACAACGGCCAGGTGGCATTTCAGGCTGCGCGATAAGGACCTGCCGTGACCCGCTCGCGAGCCCGCGGGACCTTGCCCTGCCACGCCGGTTTTATCATACTGCCCGACATGAGCGGATATGAGAGCCCTGTCGATTTCTACATGCGCCCCGGCCCGATGACATCGGCCGGGTCGCATGCCCCTGCCCTTGCTGCGCTAAAGGGCGTCGAAACCGTTGCTGCGGCCGTGCAAGGCGCGCTGCTGCATGAAGCCTGGGCTCCGCACTACAATCAGCCGCTCACCCCGGCGCGAAGGGCGCAGTCACACACGCGGCCGGCGCGAGAGATACTCGATACGATCATGGAAATCGATCCCGCCCCGCTCGACATCCCGCGCCCACCGGAGAAGCGCAGCATCGGCGTGTGCCGCCATTTCACCGTTCTCGCCTGCGCGGCACTCAAGGCCCAGAGCGTCCCGGCGCGTGCCCGCTGCGGCTTCGGCATGTATTTCGAGGTCGGTAAGGGCATCGATCACTGGATCGCCGAATATTGGGACGGAGAGCGCTGGATCTCTGCGGACTTCCAGATCGACGATCGTCAGCGCGCCGCCTTGCAGCTCGATTTCGATCCCCTCGACCAGCCGCCGGGCAAATTCCTCAGCGCCGGCGAAACCTGGCAGCGCTGCCGCGCCGGCGCAGCCGATCCAGACAAATTCGGCATCTTCGACGAGTCTGGCTTCTGGTTCATCGCCATGAACCTCGTGCGTGACTTTGCGGCCCTTAACAACATGGAGATGCTCCCCTGGGACAATTGGGGAGCGATGCCGCAGCCCGAGGAAGAAATATCTCCGGATGGATTGGCGCATTTTGATCATCTCTCCGCCCTGACGACCGACGTGGACGAACGCTTCGGGGAACTGCGGGCGCTCTACCAGTACGATGCCGGACTGCGCGTGCCGGCGCAGGTCTTCAATGGCGTGCGCAAGCAACTGGAGGATGTCGGCGGCGCGTGATCACGCAATGAGACTATCATCGGCCGGTGCATGACGCGTTCGCGCGCTACACCGCCGTAGGCACACTATTCCTGTACTCGTCATAGGAACATCGTCTCTTGTCAGATCGGCTTGATTTCACCCCAGACAATCCCGGTGCGGACAATGAAGCTCAACCGATCATCAGTCGAATAAGAGCGCAACAGCTCCGAGAGTTCCGCGTCAAAGCTTGCGATCTGGTCGCCGAGTTTCGAAGGTGCAAACGTATCGCGCGAATGCTGACAGGAGATGAAATCCGCGACGCTCTGCTCAAAGGGACGCTCTGATACGAACTGTTCGCTGCCGCAGAGGTTGAGATAGCTCTGGTAGCTTCGCATGCCCTCGGACCTCTTGTCGTGATCGAAAGGCTGACCCGTCACCTCCGGCACCCACTTCCGCAGGAAAGAATGCCAATCCGATTGCCATGGAGGTTCGAACGGGTCGTCTCCGGAAATCACGGCCATGACATGACCTGCTGTGGCGTTTGCCAAAAGATGCGGAAACAGCCTGCCATGATCCATCCAGTGGATGCTTGCCGCTGCGACCGTCAGGTCGAAAGATTCACCGCTGGTCGGGAAGTCCTCGGCGAAACTTTCTACCCACCGGATATTCAGCGCGTTACCGCCCGGCAGCGATCTGCCGAGAGCGATCATATGCTCCGAGGGATCAACCGCCGTGACTGTTGTAAACGCACCGCCAGCGGGCGGGAGATTTTTCCAGGCCCGCAACCAATATCCAGGAGATGCTGTGATCGCGGCGCAATTGCCAGAAGCTTTCGAAATACGGCATCGGGATAAGGTGGGCGATACCGGTAATTTGCGACAACGTCGGTTTCCGAAAAGGAAGAGCCCCTGCGCTGATCCATCAAAAACTCCATGCTCTCGCCGCATAAGCAGAGGCTGTAACACACGTTTATGTCAATTGGTTTTCATCGATCCAGCCATCCGGTTCCGATTGTCTTCCGGCCCCAAACTGTGCCATGACGCATCAACCCCAGACGCAACAGACCAAGGTGCGGCATCGGCATGAAGAAGATCGGTTTCCTCTCGTTCGGACACTGGACGCCCTCGCCCCAATCGCAGACGCGCTCGGCCGGCGACGCGCTGCTGCAGTCGATCGACCTTGCCGTCGCGGCCGAGGAGCTCGGCGCCGACGGAGCGTATTTTCGCGTGCATCATTTCGCCCGACAGCTGGCCGCACCCTTCCCGCTGCTATCAGCCGTCGGCGCGAGAACAAGCCGGATCGAGATCGGCACCGCCGTCATCGACATGCGCTACGAGAACCCGCTTTATATGGCCGAGGATGCCGGTGCGGCCGACCTCATCGCCGGCGGCCGCCTGCAGCTCGGCATCAGCCGCGGTTCGCCCGAACAGGTGATCGATGGCTGGCGCCATTTCGGTTATGCCCCGCCAGAGGGCCAGAGCGAGGCCGATATGGCCCGCCATCACGCCGAAGTCTTCCTCGAAGTGCTGCGCGGCGAAGGATTTGCCAAACCGAACCCACGGCCGATGTTTCCAAACCCGCCCGGCCTCCTGCGCCTAGAGCCGCATTCCGAGGGCCTGCGCGAGCGGATCTGGTGGGGCGCAAGCTCGAATGCCACCGCCGTTTGGGCAGCCAAGCTCGGGATGAACCTGCAGAGTTCGACGCTGAAGGACGATGAGACGGGCGAACCGTTCCACGTCCAGCAGGCCGACCAGATTCGCGCATACCGCGAGGTCTGGAAAGAAGCCGGCCACACGCGCCAGCCGCGCGTCTCGGTCAGCCGCAGCATCTTCGCACTGGTCGACGACCGCGACCGCGCCTATTTCGGCTATGGCAACGACGGTGAAGACAAGATCGGCTTCATCGACGAGAAGACCCGGGCGATCTTCGGCCGCAGCTACGCCGCCGAACCCGACGCCTTGATCAAGCAGCTCGCTGAAGACCAAGCCATCGCCGAGGCAGACACCCTGCTGCTGACCGTCCCCAACCAGCTCGGCGTCGACTACAACGCCCATGTCATTGAAGCGATCCTCACCCACGTCGCGC
Protein-coding sequences here:
- a CDS encoding glycerophosphodiester phosphodiesterase family protein → MKYIDHIADPSRACAIVAHRGAWHQAPENSLAAIENAIAGGYDIVEVDIRQSADGVLFILHDDTLERMAGIDRIPEEMTIAEITSLRLRMADGGPDQPFTTQTVPTLEQVLETVRGRIFVDLDLKDLEMMGIVAAKVKEIGMADQVDLKARADTPEALAWLARQPGIDGIPFMGQAFFRVGSAEETAKAVIAARPFMCEAKFDALETLAGQHTRLRNAGISLWVNTLDPVSCCGLTDSAALADPDAIWGRMMAAGISVIQTDQPAALKAYIEARRA
- a CDS encoding ABC transporter ATP-binding protein, translating into MNAIDIAIRAAAANITLSGVTKAYDAETVIIPPMDVELRAGEFSVVLGPSGCGKSTLLQMIAGLERVSGGTIVIGGRQVQDLEPKHRGCAMVFQNYALYPHMSVFDNIAYSLRVAGMAKAERIERVGAVAKMLGLSDFLGRKPVQLSGGQRQRVAIGRAIIREPGVLLFDEPLSNLDAQLRHDMRVELAELHRRIGATTIFVTHDQVEAMTLADRILILNKGRIEQFDTPKAIYHQPASVFVAKFIGAPPMNILPVTGDGTVLRLADGQVVAQARLTGDYKLGIRPEDILIGGGANGHVVTSALRFREDLGSHAILAAALGGSVMRIATAFGVEMPDHSQLSLNFPASRLHLFDAESGRAIPGAFGAN
- a CDS encoding ABC transporter permease subunit — protein: MIENARSLNIAASLVLIVGIVYILGPLYLTLTTASQSYEFMLRNGLAWYPGDQFFANAAHIFTETHIPIQMLNSLVVAFGDAFATCVLSLLSAYAIVYFRVRWAGVVFALILATIMLPIEIRVITTYQAASNVFSPVNALLDITGLNGLIAQVFGAPVKLEWSVLNTHFGLIAPLVAHGTGTFLFRQFFLTLPKDLLKAARMDGAGPIRFLFDILLPLSRTSFGALFVLTFLSGWTQYLWPLVAASTSDMQTAVVGLARLVPDSDGEIPDFPMIMAGAVIVSIFPLAMIALLQRYLVQGLALTEK
- a CDS encoding carbohydrate ABC transporter permease, producing the protein MMSESSLFSHRWLPLLLVAPLMLLIAFFFYVPVFQAFYWSFFLERPFGGGSMFVGWDNFARVFSDPEFWEGCWRTIVFMVTASSLAVVVPLILAVAADRKIRLSLPARNVLVWPKGVAGASIGVVFAFIFNPFVGVLAPLNSAFPGIWAPGIDGTDAFITLIAAHVWGGIPFNFVILLAGLQSIPKTIHQAAAMDGAGPWRRIFDVQLPLIMPQLFLTLVLEFTESVTSAFALIDTITRGGPGAATTLLVYKIYTDGFSGYDLSGASTQTAILMVFVVLLTAAQFLFLGRRINYER
- a CDS encoding extracellular solute-binding protein, with product MKISILAAAAALTAGACSAQAANIEFWYGNTGVVEKAIQDQCSAFNAAQSEHHITCVGQGSYEVSMQKAIAAFRANNHPVLIQFFDAGTLDLMLSDAVVPVQAELPEVKWGNYIAGARAYYETSGGALFAQPYNASTLLFYTNKTELEKAGITKTPATWEEIIEAARKLKASGHACPFTTDGDTWRVLEQFSARHGLPIASKHNGYDGLDAEYVFNTTFAAKHLQNLIDWRKEGLVKLNADTKAGNFTAAFNTGECAMMENSSGSYTASAKAFEGKYELSIGMAPMYDGYERHNTFVGGASIYIMKGHDKAEIEGAKAFLDFLRRPEQQMFLTAVTGYVPVTNDVMDAIAKSGEANSPKYATAAVGIESMNQPRTPDTRGIRLGFYVQFRQVFMEETQKAFAGQETMQVALYNAKRRGDELLRRFEQTYKGVKMQ
- a CDS encoding ROK family transcriptional regulator — protein: MTYFPEPLIAQHFLREGGGVVSSNERDLLRLIWRHPGLSRSEVTGHTDLTQQSVYRIIDQLEERGIISFGSPKPGAGRGQPSPTLRLNGCYAYSCGISVNTDVIGICLMDISGKVLAESSIILRERSMAQSLDLVLEQLVEHQRENDLSEETFFGIGFAIAGFHVSGTRYNAPLPLHEWSLIELGPLLSEFFGKPVWVHNGGKAGTVAESMFGAGRYIRHFAYLSFNYGFGGGLVSNGELLHNGIGNAGEFSGMYDAEENKRRPALQYLIENLNRNGVDVPSISYMRKHFDPKWPGVVEWVDEVAPAYSRLINAIWAIFDPQGIVFGGQIPSALAQLLIDRTEIFDRPRYGVPRPRPKLIISEIASDASAMGAAIAPFKSAYY
- a CDS encoding DNA helicase — its product is MKMSAPIYHLKRKARKLSRAEDMPLHQALDRIALEEGYGGWSLLAAKAAAEAPAGKLFQQLRPGDLLLVGARPGHGKTLMGLELAVEAMKSGRPGVFFSLEYTEEDIVDRFRAIGVDRARFERLFEFDGSDAISSAYIAERLAAAPRGTLVVIDYLQLLDQRRENPELSVQVCTLKAFARERGLIVVFISQIDRSYERSQKPLPDIADIRLPNPLDLKLFDKMCFLNNGQVAFQAAR
- a CDS encoding transglutaminase-like domain-containing protein, with translation MSGYESPVDFYMRPGPMTSAGSHAPALAALKGVETVAAAVQGALLHEAWAPHYNQPLTPARRAQSHTRPAREILDTIMEIDPAPLDIPRPPEKRSIGVCRHFTVLACAALKAQSVPARARCGFGMYFEVGKGIDHWIAEYWDGERWISADFQIDDRQRAALQLDFDPLDQPPGKFLSAGETWQRCRAGAADPDKFGIFDESGFWFIAMNLVRDFAALNNMEMLPWDNWGAMPQPEEEISPDGLAHFDHLSALTTDVDERFGELRALYQYDAGLRVPAQVFNGVRKQLEDVGGA
- a CDS encoding class I SAM-dependent methyltransferase, which encodes MLQPLLMRREHGVFDGSAQGLFLFGNRRCRKLPVSPTLSRCRISKASGNCAAITASPGYWLRAWKNLPPAGGAFTTVTAVDPSEHMIALGRSLPGGNALNIRWVESFAEDFPTSGESFDLTVAAASIHWMDHGRLFPHLLANATAGHVMAVISGDDPFEPPWQSDWHSFLRKWVPEVTGQPFDHDKRSEGMRSYQSYLNLCGSEQFVSERPFEQSVADFISCQHSRDTFAPSKLGDQIASFDAELSELLRSYSTDDRLSFIVRTGIVWGEIKPI
- a CDS encoding LLM class flavin-dependent oxidoreductase is translated as MKKIGFLSFGHWTPSPQSQTRSAGDALLQSIDLAVAAEELGADGAYFRVHHFARQLAAPFPLLSAVGARTSRIEIGTAVIDMRYENPLYMAEDAGAADLIAGGRLQLGISRGSPEQVIDGWRHFGYAPPEGQSEADMARHHAEVFLEVLRGEGFAKPNPRPMFPNPPGLLRLEPHSEGLRERIWWGASSNATAVWAAKLGMNLQSSTLKDDETGEPFHVQQADQIRAYREVWKEAGHTRQPRVSVSRSIFALVDDRDRAYFGYGNDGEDKIGFIDEKTRAIFGRSYAAEPDALIKQLAEDQAIAEADTLLLTVPNQLGVDYNAHVIEAILTHVAPAMGWR